In the Tetrapisispora phaffii CBS 4417 chromosome 7, complete genome genome, one interval contains:
- the TPHA0G03510 gene encoding C2H2-type zinc finger protein (similar to Saccharomyces cerevisiae MOT3 (YMR070W); ancestral locus Anc_2.533), with amino-acid sequence MTKRDPRLNAEPDNSNSSCNNTNSGNQFDYNKPLLDSQAKSPDNQTKRINVRTSSINKHEKPYLLAPELKSFNQYNNNTTRHNSLRNNNFNLRPWTPTVHNTYAFPPFYSEKNNGTNNSQSVIVNSSKTVQSDGDFLSKGLPPRLGPVHTQYNNQHKIHASNAQFNYHLPFPLADSNISLHTQSNSNASNYNNGSSTTGSSSDSASGGSGSIMTSKNEKIYSNDQQQSYYAQNNQQQDSFAFSDNIYMNNKYIFRCNVCGKYFKRKSWLKRHLLSHSSNRQYSCPWCLSKHKRKDNLLQHMKLKHKQQVLQEMDKLSESSLELNDESSTGTDTASPIVNETALSMLNDDSGSSSNDNVSIIAMVDNGTLKKENVKKVLNSIIERQRQ; translated from the coding sequence ATGACGAAACGAGATCCCCGTTTAAATGCTGAGCCAGACAATAGCAATAGCTCTTGCAACAACACAAATTCAGGGAACCAATTCGATTACAATAAACCACTTTTAGATAGTCAAGCAAAGAGCCCAGATAATCAAACTAAACGAATAAATGTTCGAACCTCGAGTATAAATAAACATGAAAAACCATACCTTTTGGCACCAGAACTGAAGTCGTTcaatcaatataataataacacgACGCGTCATAACAGTCTAcgaaataataattttaatctCAGACCATGGACTCCAACTGTTCACAATACATATGCATTCCCACCTTTTTAttctgaaaaaaataatggcACAAACAATAGCCAAAGTGTGATTGTAAATAGCTCAAAAACTGTACAATCGGATGGCgattttctttcaaaagGGTTACCTCCAAGATTGGGCCCGGTGCATACCCAATACAATAACCAACATAAGATCCATGCAAGCAATGCTCAATTCAATTACCACTTACCATTCCCATTAGCCGATAGTAATATCAGTCTGCATACACAATCAAATAGCAATGCGAGTAACTACAACAACGGCAGTAGTACTACTGGAAGCTCAAGCGACAGTGCAAGTGGCGGCAGTGGAAGTATAATGACAAGTAAAAAcgaaaaaatatattctaatGATCAACAACAAAGCTATTATGCTCAAAACAATCAGCAACAGGACTCATTTGCATTTTCagataatatatacatgaACAACAAGTACATCTTTCGGTGTAACGTTTGTGGGAAATACTTCAAGAGGAAGTCATGGTTGAAAAGACATTTACTGTCTCATTCTTCAAATCGACAGTACTCCTGTCCCTGGTGTTTAAGTAAACACAAGAGGAAAGATAATCTTCTCCAACATATGAAATTGAAGCACAAACAACAAGTCTTGCAAGAAATGGACAAATTGAGCGAAAGTTCATTGGAATTGAACGATGAATCGAGTACTGGTACCGATACTGCATCGCCCATCGTGAACGAAACTGCATTGTCCATGTTGAACGACGATAGCGGAAGCAGCAGTAATGATAACGTGAGTATAATAGCAATGGTCGACAATGGGACcttgaagaaagaaaacGTGAAAAAAGTCTTGAACTCAATAATCGAAAGACAAAGACAATAG
- the TVP18 gene encoding Tvp18p (similar to Saccharomyces cerevisiae TVP18 (YMR071C); ancestral locus Anc_2.534) yields the protein MAICTCVRVPLKLHPVLSRTQYLSLHTPLPPHTHLLMALSIKQFINGAGMLKDLKSFNFSVYGQYFGYINIILCMALGIANLFHVNAVIAFGIVAIVQSLVILFIEIPFLLKICPLSDNFVNFVKYFETNGWRCLFFTGMAIVQWCSLILKVTSLIVVAIGLSISAAFYAIAFFKKQEFQHTSNVIKNPTDDDFPHEAVVREML from the coding sequence ATGGCTATATGTACATGTGTAAGGGTGCCTCTCAAACTGCATCCCGTGCTATCCCGTACACAGTATCTATCACTCCATACCCCCCTCCCCCCACACACTCATCTACTCATGGCACTCAGCATAAAACAATTCATTAACGGCGCAGGTATGCTCAAAGATCTGAAGAGCTTCAATTTCAGCGTCTACGGTCAATACTTCGGATACATCAATATCATACTATGCATGGCTCTGGGTATTGCTAATTTGTTCCATGTCAATGCAGTCATTGCCTTTGGCATTGTCGCCATAGTACAAAGTCTTGTCATTCTGTTCATTGAGATTCCTTTccttttgaaaatatgtCCCCTCAGCGACAATTTTGTCAACTTTGTGAAATACTTCGAAACGAACGGCTGGAGATGTCTCTTCTTCACAGGAATGGCAATCGTACAGTGGTGTTCACTTATTTTGAAAGTAACAAGTCTGATCGTGGTTGCAATTGGTCTTTCAATTTCAGCTGCTTTCTACGCCATTGCATTCTTCAAGAAACAAGAGTTTCAACATACTTCCAACGTCATTAAGAATCCAACTGACGACGACTTCCCACACGAAGCAGTCGTCAGAGAAATGTTATGA
- the TPHA0G03530 gene encoding uncharacterized protein, translating into MGEAGGRPGTVEQARSEVVGTGRGGCAAACCVRGHSAVRVPAVSQRVSFFTRCQDFRANGKIVVRAPWKRCAVLLASRRGVSRSAARETTTKRPRWASSRGSRPETDGGGDGVRRVNCSGSCSPGSFVSGDAAGQRCGLPRRRSPFPGFALCVPTLALGRAGFQYIATSTQAWSSLMGLCVCARRVQ; encoded by the coding sequence ATGGGCGAGGCCGGCGGGCGGCCCGGGACGGTGGAGCAAGCGCGGAGCGAAGTGGTCGGTACGGGGCGTGGAGGGTGCGCTGCGGCGTGTTGTGTGCGCGGGCACAGTGCGGTGCGCGTGCCTGCAGTTTCGCAGCGTGTCAGCTTTTTCACACGCTGCCAGGATTTTCGCGCGAACGGAAAAATCGTTGTTCGCGCGCCGTGGAAACGCTGCGCTGTTTTGTTGGCGAGCCGAAGGGGAGTCTCGCGCAGCGCAGCGCGCGAGACAACAACGAAAAGACCGAGGTGGGCGAGCAGCCGAGGGTCGCGCCCAGAGACAGACGGCGGTGGCGATGGTGTGCGCCGGGTAAACTGCAGCGGCAGTTGCTCACCCGGCAGCTTCGTGTCGGGTGACGCGGCTGGTCAAAGGTGCGGCTTACCCCGCCGTCGTTCTCCGTTCCCTGGTTTTGCGCTGTGTGTGCCGACACTTGCGCTAGGCCGAGCTGGGTTCCAGTACATCGCCACTTCCACGCAGGCATGGTCATCACTGATGGGTTTGTGTGTATGTGCGCGCCGTGTGCAGTGA
- the IXR1 gene encoding DNA-binding transcription repressor IXR1 (similar to Saccharomyces cerevisiae IXR1 (YKL032C) and ABF2 (YMR072W); ancestral locus Anc_2.535), which translates to MDSNQYSNPGNSNSQFNQSGLPQQYQPMMQNSFYPQQQQQQQQQQQQQVPQFHQFQQTGYAPSISHQAGGGQSQQSATGAGQGAGQADAAAQAAAQVAAAGDFNYSQMANPSNQQMNQHQLSELMYNSFLTHLAQKQIPNSTGSANPAGSNSMQKQFGDHAAALQNNLMLDPMHQQQLLQQQMLQQQAMQQQAMQQSMQTQMASGKKGPKGKQNNQATATATGKGAKNKDVKKLSSTQTRIEKRKQLKKQGPKRPSSAYFLFSMSIRNELLQEHPHAKVPELSKLASIRWKDLTDEQKKPFYDEFRTNWEKYRVLRDDYEKTLPPKRPSGPFIQFTQDIRPLVVKENPDRNLIEITKIIGEKWRQLDPVKKAEYTENYRIRLKEWESCYPEDAEEDNLKIKVKKPRKKKVKNANIDPNAANPNDLNQMNVMNPMNNIANINGMPPNAAVNQN; encoded by the coding sequence ATGGACTCAAATCAGTACAGTAATCCAGGTAACAGTAATTCGCAGTTTAATCAGTCAGGTCTACCCCAACAATACCAGCCTATGATGCAAAACAGTTTTTATCcacaacaacagcaacagcagcaacaacaacagcagcagcaaGTGCCTCAATTCCATCAGTTTCAGCAAACTGGTTATGCTCCAAGTATTTCACACCAAGCAGGTGGAGGTCAAAGTCAACAATCAGCTACTGGTGCTGGCCAAGGTGCTGGACAAGCTGATGCCGCTGCTCAAGCTGCTGCTCAGGTGGCCGCCGCCGGAGATTTCAATTATTCGCAAATGGCGAACCCATCGAACCAACAGATGAACCAACACCAATTATCGGAATTAATGTACAATTCCTTTTTGACTCATTTGGCTCAAAAACAAATTCCAAATTCAACAGGCTCAGCAAACCCTGCAGGAAGCAATTCCATGCAAAAACAATTCGGTGACCATGCTGCGGCATTACAAAATAACTTAATGCTTGATCCAATGCACCAACAACAGTTGTTGCAACAACAGATGTTACAACAACAAGCCATGCAGCAACAGGCCATGCAACAGTCCATGCAAACACAAATGGCTTCTGGTAAGAAAGGTCCAAAGGgtaaacaaaataatcaaGCCACAGCTACCGCAACCGGTAAAGGTGccaaaaataaagatgtTAAAAAGTTATCGTCCACTCAAACAAGaatagaaaaaagaaaacaattaaagaaacaaGGTCCAAAAAGACCTTCTTCCGCTTACTTCTTATTCTCCATGTCTATTAGAAACGAATTATTACAAGAGCATCCACACGCAAAAGTTCCGGAATTATCTAAACTAGCTTCGATTAGATGGAAGGATTTAACTgatgaacaaaaaaaacCATTTTATGATGAATTCAGAACTAATTGGGAAAAATATAGAGTTTTACGTGATGATTACGAAAAAACTTTACCACCAAAGAGACCTTCAGGCCCATTCATTCAGTTTACTCAAGATATCCGTCCACTCGTAGTGAAAGAAAACCCAGATAGAAACTTGATtgaaattacaaaaattatagGTGAAAAATGGCGTCAACTAGATCCAGTGAAGAAAGCTGAATATACTGAAAATTACAGAATTAGATTAAAGGAATGGGAAAGTTGTTATCCAGAAGACGCTGAAGAAGACAATTTAAAGattaaagttaaaaaaccaagaaagaagaaagttAAGAACGCTAATATAGATCCAAATGCTGCTAATCCAAATGATTTGAATCAAATGAATGTTATGAACCCAATGAATAACATTGCAAACATAAACGGTATGCCACCAAATGCTGCTGTTAATCAAAACTGA